From Ictidomys tridecemlineatus isolate mIctTri1 chromosome 2, mIctTri1.hap1, whole genome shotgun sequence, the proteins below share one genomic window:
- the Mrps24 gene encoding small ribosomal subunit protein uS3m codes for MPSLSLPRVLGGRKLTFASSNFRIRNLTPSNQSQEAVTRVSPKDQHLAPGGAPLGGGRPASPATQGTPPRAIWSRPRCPPPARAAQWHVLGPARRKMAASVCALPLWPRVVPWSRELPGAWRALHTSAVCAKNRAARVRVGKGDKPVTYEEAHPPHYIAHRKGWLSLHTGNLDGEEHAAERTVEDFFLRKFMLGTFPGCLADQLVLKRRANQVEICALVLRQLPAHKFYFLVGYSETLLSHFYKCPVRLHLQTVPAKVVYKYI; via the exons ATGCCATCACTTTCCCTACCGCGAGTTCTTGGAGGGCGAAAGCTCACGTTTGCTTCATCGAATTTCCGGATCAGAAATCTAACACCCAGCAATCAAAGCCAGGAGGCTGTAACCCGGGTGAGCCCGAAAGACCAGCACCTGGCGCCAGGTGGCGCTCCTCTCGGCGGAGGCCGCCCCGCCTCTCCCGCCACCCAAGGCACGCCCCCGCGCGCAATTTGGTCTCGTCCGCGCTGTCCCCCCCCTGCCCGAGCAGCACAGTGGCACGTCCTGGGCCCTGCTCGGCGCAAGATGGCGGCGTCCGTGTGCGCTCTGCCCCTGTGGCCACGG GTGGTGCCGTGGAGTAGGGAACTTCCGGGCGCCTGGCGTGCCCTGCACACCTCCGCAGTCTGCGCCAAG AACCGGGCGGCCAGAGTCCGCGTGGGCAAGGGGGACAAGCCCGTGACCTACGAGGAGGCCCACCCACCACACTACATCGCCCACCGAAAGGGCTGGCTGTCGCTGCACACAG GTAATCTGGATGGGGAAGAACATGCTGCAGAGCGAACGGTGGAGGATTTTTTCCTACGCAAGTTCATGCTGGGTACCTTCCCAGGCTGTCTGGCTGACCAGCTGGTCCTGAAGCGCCGGGCCAACCAGGTGGAGATCTGTGCCCTGGTCCTGAGGCAGCTGCCAGCACACAAGTTCTACTTCCTCGTGGGCTACAGTGAGACTCTGCTGTCCCACTTTTACAAGTGTCCTGTGCGACTccatctccaaactgtgcccgCAAAGGTTGTATATAAGTATATTTAG